One region of Triticum aestivum cultivar Chinese Spring chromosome 6B, IWGSC CS RefSeq v2.1, whole genome shotgun sequence genomic DNA includes:
- the LOC123139179 gene encoding transcription factor GTE4, translated as PDPNPHPEPCPIPNSDPLEQTLASFRRSIRRSEAEDAVPPLSDPAAPTSPPPLSPTSSPHGAPAAASGDFSSGLARDGAAVPNGHADIDIRAAADDKARKRRVRSELRRQLASELDQVRVLSKRLKAAGEALAVEASQPVPRPPPLLTAGYVQPQFSGSDAVTPVPAPVTASVPPVRSFLPRRPLIVPEVHTESLDKEKRTPKANQLYQNSEFLLAKDRIPPSDSHGRKKTKHHKKKHRSSSAHGAGYNAEQRLYSHAFKKSSSLLSRLMKHKFGWVFNKPVDPVALGLHDYFAIIKHPMDLGTIKGQLTRGHYRDPKEFANDVRLTFHNAMTYNPKGQDVHFMAEQLLGIFEAQWPEIEAEVDYLASCPPLPKKFPPPPIDLRLLERSDSLKHHTALDSKSRPISHTPISVRTPSLKKPKAKDLDKRDMTIDEKRKLSNNLQNLPPEKLDIVVQIIKNKNLSVRQHEDEIEVEIDSMDAETLWELDRFVANFKKNLSKQKRKAERAMLARQDVELRALHAAQQTSQQPNIGEKSPKLNLMVGEQLATSVPDQNNNNGPSASRSSSSSSSSSDSDSSSSDSDSDSSSTDGSNAANSS; from the exons CCCGACCCCAATCCCCATCCAGAACCTTGCCCCATTCCTAATTCCGACCCCCTTGAGCAAACCCTAGCCTCGTTCCGTCGCTCGATTCGTCGCTCGGAGGCTGAGGATGCGGTGCCGCCGCTCTCCGATCCGGCCGCACCGacttcccctcctcctctttctccCACATCGTCGCCGCACGGGGCACCGGCTGCCGCTTCCGGCGATTTCTCCTCCGGCCTTGCCCGGGATGGCGCCGCCGTTCCAAACGGTCATGCCGACATCGACATCCGGGCGGCCGCGGATGACAAGGCTCGGAAGCGCAGGGTCCGGAGCGAGCTGCGTCGGCAGCTTGCGTCAGAGCTCGACCAGGTACGCGTGCTCTCCAAGCGCCTCAAGGCGGCTGGCGAGGCCTTGGCAGTTGAGGCATCCCAGCCCGTACCTCGGCCACCGCCTCTGCTCACTGCTGGGTATGTGCAACCCCAGTTCTCAGGCAGTGATGCTGTGACGCCCGTACCGGCCCCAGTTACTGCTTCTGTTCCTCCTGTCCGCTCGTTTCTGCCACGCCGCCCGCTAATTGTGCCAGAAGTTCACACCGAATCACTTGACAAGGAAAAGCGAACACCAAAAGCCAATCAGCTTTACCAAAATTCAGAGTTCTTGCTTGCCAAAGATAGGATACCGCCATCAGATTCACATGGCCGGAAGAAAACCAagcaccacaagaagaagcaccGTTCCTCGTCAGCTCATGGTGCAGGTTACAACGCTGAGCAGCGACTCTACTCGCATGCATTTAAGAAGTCTTCATCACTGCTGTCCCGACTAATGAAGCACAAATTTGGGTGGGTGTTTAACAAGCCTGTTGATCCTGTTGCACTTGGGTTGCATGACTATTTTGCCATTATTAAGCACCCGATGGATCTTGGCACTATAAAGGGGCAGCTTACTCGTGGGCATTACAGGGACCCAAAGGAGTTTGCTAATGATGTACGGCTAACATTCCATAATGCCATGACGTATAATCCCAAAGGGCAGGATGTGCATTTCATGGCTGAGCAATTGTTAGGAATTTTTGAAGCTCAGTGGCCTGAGATTGAGGCTGAGGTTGACTATCTTGCGTCATGCCCACCTTTGCCGAAGAAGTTTCCACCTCCCCCGATAGACTTGCGCTTACTAGAGAGGTCAGATTCCTTAAAGCACCATACGGCGCTGGATTCCAAGTCAAGGCCGATAAGTCATACTCCCATTAGTGTCCGCACTCCATCATTGAAGAAGCCGAAGGCAAAGGATCTGGATAAAAGAGATATGACGATAGATGAGAAGCGTAAACTTAGCAATAACCTTCAGAACTTGCCTCCTGAAAAGCTTGATATTGTTGTGCAGATCATTAAGAACAAGAATCTTTCAGTTAGGCAGCATGAAGATGAGATTGAGGTTGAGATAGATAGCATGGATGCGGAGACACTTTGGGAACTTGATAGATTTGTTGCTAACTTCAAGAAGAACCTGAGCAAGCAAAAGAGGAAGGCTGAGcgtgcaatgcttgcaaggcaagATGTAGAGTTGCGTGCTCTGCATGCTGCACAACAAACA AGTCAACAACCTAATATTGGTGAAAAATCTCCAAAGCTAA ATTTGATGGTGGGCGAGCAATTAGCAACTTCTGTGCCAGACCAAAATAATAATAATGGACCGAGTGCCAGTAGATCTAGCAGCTCAAGCAGCTCCAGCAGTGATTCAGATTCCTCTTCTAGTG ACTCGGACAGTGACAGCTCTTCTACAGATGGATCAAATGCTGCCAATTCATCTTGA